The genomic stretch TGCTGCAAAATATATTCAGCGTCAAGCAAGTCCGTGCGTCCATCGCCGTTGTAGTCCTTCATGCACTCAATCACCGCGCAATAGGGCTTGCGACTCGGAGTCGGGGTCTCATCGTCAAAAAGCGATAACTGTCTCTGCGCTATCGGGCTTCCTGCGTAACATGTCGCGATTAATTTCTTTAGGCCGATTGTGTTGAAGAACAGCGAGAAATACTTGAAGAACTCACTTTCATACGGATCATCGCAATTACACAGCACAGTTTTTCCCCTGAAGTGTTCCCAGTAATACCGCATTTCGTTTTCGATGTCGCTGCGTGAAGTGTAAAACTCATCCTGCCTTGCGCGAGCCGCTTCCTGCAATGCAAAATTTTTCGCCATCAGATTCGCCCGTATAACCTGCAGGCCGCCCTTATCCTGTCAGCAAGCCCATCAGGAATCGCGTCCGCCGTCATCCTCCATGCCCAGTTTCCTGAAGCTGTTGACGGAATATTGACCCGCGACTCAGCTCCGAGCCTCAGATAGTCCTGCATTGGTATTATTGCCGTGTCAGCAACAGAACTCACAGCAAGCCGCGTAACTTCTGACGCAAAAATGAAGCCGTCCATGACTCCGCGCCCAATGTATGACGCAAAATTGTTGATTTCCGACTCTGAGGCATCATTCTCGAACCAGCCCCGCGATGTATTGTTGTCGTGTGTCCCCGTATAGACGACAGAATCCCGCGTATGATTGTGAGGGGCATAGGGATTATCCCAGGGATTGCCGAACGCAAAATGAAGCACCAGCATTCCCGGAAGGCCGTAATCTTTCCTGACCGCTTCAACGTCCGGCGTAATGATTCCGAGATTCTCCGCCCAGAATGGCATTGACGGGAAATTTTCCTTCAGCACCGCAAAGAATTTCTCATGCGGGACATCAATCCATTCTCCATTTTTGGCGGTCTCCTCGCCGTAGGGAACAGCCCAGTACGCCACAAGCCCGCGGAAATGATCTATCCTGATTTTGTCGAACATCGCAAGAAGGTTACGCAGTCTCTTAATCCACCACGTAAAGCCGTCTTTCTCCATTGCCGCCCAGTTGTAGCAGGGATTGCCCCATAGCTGACCGTCCGCGCTGAAGTAATCCGGCGGGACTCCTGCCACTGTTACGGGATTCAGGTCTTCCCCTATGTCGAACTGCCCGGGATTCTGCCACACGTCCGCGCAGTCGAGCGTAACATACAGCGGCATATCCCCGACAATCTCAACGCCGAGCGCGTTCAGATATTCGTGAAGTGCTTTGACCTGCCGGAAAAATATGTACTGCCCGAACTCCTGCCGGGCTATTTCCTCGGAGTATTCAGCCTTAAACTTTCGGATTGCGCCGGGGTCTTTGTGCTTTAGGTCATCAGGCCATTCGTACCAGGGGATTCCGCCGTTGACCTGCTTAATGACGCTGAAGAGGGCGAAAGGTTCAAGCCATTCCGCAGACGCTGTAAACTCCCGGAAGTCTGACGCGCTCCCCTTCATGACACGCTTATAGGCCGCGCTGAGAATTTCTGTCTTGAAGGCTCTTGCTGACTCGTAGTCGACACGCTCAGGATTTTTCCCGAAATCATATTTTGCCGACAGTCTCGTGAGTTCGTCATCTGTAATCATTCCCTCGTCCGCGAGAATCTCCGGGCTTATGAGAAGATGATTGCCCGCAAACGCACTCGTAGGGCTGTAGGGGGAATTTCCGCACCCGGGATCTATCGTTGTCATCGGAAGAACCTGCCATATCTTTTGGCCTGCGTCATGAAGAAACTTCCCAAACTTTAACGCCTCCGGGCCGAAATCACCAATGCCGAATTTTGACGGAAGAGACGTAACCGGCAGCAATATTCCTGCACTCCTCATAATATTATTCCTCCTAAACTATATCGCGCCGGAGTCATAGACAGCACAGCCCGCGCAGAATGTCATAGCAATGTCAACAGATGCAATTTCTTCCGGCCTCACCCTGAAGGGATCCTGCTCAAGTATCACTAAATCCGCGTCATTTCCCACAGCTATCTCGCCCCGCCGGGACTCCGCGCCCCCGTTCCATGACGCTGACCACGTATAAACGCTCATAGCCTCCGCCACGCTCAAGCCCTGAGACACGAGAATGCTTGCGGCTTTTACGGGAGACGATAGAGAGTCGCCGCTTCCTGATGAGATTACGAGTCCATTCTGGAACGCCTCATGAAGAAAATCATTCTCCCCTCCGGCAAGGGCAATACCTCCGAGACCAAGAAGGCGCATACGGTCAATGAGATTCCCGGCGATGTTCTTCACGACATGGCGGAGATTTTTGCGAGAACGTTTAATGACTCTCTCTAGGGCGTTGAGGCAGGATTTATTGTTGTCGCTGATTACCTGACAGCCCGAAAGGTGAGCGGAGTAAATCATATTTTTCTGTTCTTGCTGCTCCAAAGCTCCGTCAACGATAATCCCTCCGAGTCGGCAGAACGGAAGCCCGTCCCCTGTCCGCAGTCCGTGAGAGAGAAACTCATTCAGCGGATTAACCCCGTCAAAAGCAAAATTACACCTCATACGAAACGTGAGACTGTCATAAGCGTCATTAAAGAATATATCCCAGAGTCTTTTAGCGTTTTGGGCGACCCCGTGAAAGTCTGACCATATTTCAGTTATGCCGAGTGCGTTTGCTTTGGGCGCGTAAGTTTTCACGAGATGGATAATATCTTCCTCGCTGAGGGGCGGAAGGTGAGTCGTAAATTCGTCAAGCTCTACATTATCCTGCGGCATGTTAAATTCATTCATGGCCGGGGTATTCAATACGGCGCGGCTCATTTTCGCGTCAATAACAGCGCAGGGCAGGGAAGGTATCACCGAGTCCAAATCATCGCGGGAAATCATGATGTCATCCGGGAGATTCGCGGCTATGTACCATTCGCGGAGGGGCTTGGGATTGGCGCGTGAGTATGCTGTGAGGGCTTCGGACATTTCGCGGGCTGAACGGACTCCTGCGAGGCTGAGTCTTTCTTGGGACTCCGCCCATGTCAGGAAGTCGAGCGATGTATCACAGAATCCGGGCAGAACTGTCCTGCCGTGAAGGTCGATGATTTTTCCGTCAAGGCCGGTGCTTTCGTCGTCAACAGAAACGATCCGGCCATGTTCAAACGTGATATTAGCCGCCGTCCCTGAAGGTGTGTGAATCCTGCCGTTGATGAGAGAAATTTTTTCGTCTTGGGTATGCTCCATGTAAAGCAGATTCCCCCCTAATGTGTATAAATATAATACAGCCCGCCCGGAGTGTTTCAGGCAGGCCGCGTGAAAAATGCTAGTAGAGTCCGCTGTGCTTCTGTCCGATTCCAAAAATCTGAAGCGACGACTCCATAAGCTCATTCTGCTGCTTGACGAGCCACGAGCCTACAGCCATCTGAACTTTTGCCTGGCTCATTCCCATAGAGGCTTCCGCTATGCTCATGGGATCGGCTCCGCTTTCGAGTACCTGCGCACTTGCGGCGTTGGCGGTGTTGAGTCCCTGCTGCATCATTGCGAGTCCGTTCTGTCCGAGCGTGTCAAAACTCTTGAAGTTAATCATGATTTGCGCCTCCCTCCGTTAATGTGATATGTGTTAGTATACTACGAGTGAACGAATTTTCCGGCAAAAGGAGATTGATACCGAATGAAATTTTCTGTCATTATTTTCGTCATGGCCTGCGCGATTCTTGGGACTGTGATTCCTCCCTGCCTCGCTGAAACTGAAGACGGCTTCACAATTTCACCGATTGACCCGGCGACCTTCGCCCGCATGAAAGGCAAATCCTACAAGGACAACTGTCCCATTCCGCTTGAAGACCTGCGATATTTGCGCGTCCTGCACAAAGACCTCAACGGCCAAACGCACGAGGGTGAATTAGTCTGCAACGTGTATATAGCTTCTGATGTTCTCGAAATTTTCCGGGGGCTTTACGAGGCAGGTTACCCTGTCGAAAAAGTCCGGCTTGTCGATGAGTATAACGCGGACGATGAGACATCAATGCGGGACAATAATTCGTCAAGTTTCAACTTCCGTTTCATTTCGCACACGACAAGAATATCAAAGCACGGCTTAGGATTGGCGGTAGACATCAACACGCTGTATAATCCCTATGTCAAGACCGTAAACGGAAAACTCATCATCGAACCGGCCACAGCTGGAGAATACACAGACAGGAGCAAATCTTTCCCCTACAAGATAGAGCGGGGCGATTTGTGCTACAAGCTATTCACCGGGCGCGGATTTGAATGGGGCGGAGAATGGAAGACCGTCAAAGACTACCAGCACTTTGAAGTTTCCGATGAAGTCGCAAGAAAACTTTACCCGGATTACAGATAACACGAGGAGGAATCGCGCAATGGAGACAAGAGTCGCAGTAATGAGCATAATCGTGGAGAACACAGAATCAATCGAGGCACTGAACAATACGCTTCACGAGTACCGCCAGCACATAATAGGCCGTATGGGACTCCCGTACCACCAGAAGAATATCAACCTCATAAGCATAGCACTTGACGCACCGCAGGATGTGATTTCGGCACTGTCCGGGAAAATCGGCAATCTTGACGGGGTAAGCGTAACTATGGCTTTCTCGAAATAGCGAATTACGGAGGCTTTGCGGACTATGGGAACAAAAATTTCTGTGATGAATATAGTTGTTGAAGACAGCAGCTCAGTTGAGTCCGTCAGCAATATTATTCATGATTACAGGCAGTATGTCATCGGGCGAATGGGACTGCCCTGCCGCGTGAAGGACATAATCATAATCAGCATTGCGCTTGAAGCACCGAAAAATATTGTCGCGGAAATTTCCAGCAAGATAGACGAGATTAACGGCTCCGGCGTAAGAACGTATTATCTCGGAACGCTCAAGAAGCCGGAATGAATATCAATTCTCTTGCGCTCAAATTATCGGAAAATCATTCGCTGAGTGTTGATGAGTACGAACAGTTAATCGCCGGATTCAATGACGGAAACGCCGACACGTGCGAGCGGGGACACGAAAGTGTACAGCTTTTGCGTAAACATGCCGTAAGAGTCCGGCGCGAATTTTACGGCAATGATGTCTACATACGCGGGCTAATCGAAATCAGCAACATTTGCCGGAATGATTGTTACTACTGCGGAATAAGACGGAGCAATTCACACTGCGAGCGTTACAGGCTGAGTCATGACGAGATTTTAGCGTGCGCTGATGAAGGTTACGGACTCGGCTTCAGGACGTTTGTTTTGCAGGGAGGCGAGGACTCATACTTCAGCGATGAGAGACTCGGCGGTATTGTTCGCGGCATAAAGTCAAAACATCCCGATTGCGCTGTAACTCTCTCGATTGGTGAAAGGAGTCATGACAGCTACAAGTTCCTGAAGGCTTGCGGAGCTGACAGATATTTATTGCGACATGAGACAGCGAACCCGGAGCATTACGCGAGACTTCACCCGGCTGAAATGTCGTACTCTCATAGAATGAACTGCTTGAAGAGTCTCCGGGAGTTAGGCTATCAAGTCGGCTGCGGCTTCATGGTTGGGAGTCCGTTTCAGACATCACGGAATCTTGCTGAGGATCTGAAATTCATTGAGACGTTCAGGCCGGAAATGTGCGGGATTGGGCCGTTCATACCGCATAAAGATACGCCGTTCAGGGATTGCCCCGCCGGGACTGTTGAGCAGACATGCTATCTTCTCTCAATCATCAGACTCATTCACCCTTCTGTTTTGCTTCCATCGACAACAGCACTCGGAACTATTGACCCTTTAGGACGCGAGAAGGGCATAATGTCAGGTGCTAATGTGTTAATGCCGAATTTGTCGCCCGTCAGTGTGCGGAAAAAGTACGAGCTTTACGACAACAAAATATGCACTGGCGAGGAGTCAGCACAATGCCGGGAATGCCTCAGCAGGAGAATGCGGAAAATAGGGTATGAGATTGTTGTTGACAGGGGAGACATTGCCGGGCGCGGAATCAGCGCATAAAATTCCGCTCCTCACAATGATATAATGTGCGTTATCCACAAAAATTGAGGAGGTTAAAATCATGGCGAACAAGTACGCGGGAACACAGACCGAGAAAAATCTTCAGGCGGCGTTTGCAGGGGAGTCGCAGGCGCGGAACAAGTACACCTATTTTGCGTCAGTCGCAAAGAAAGAGGGCTACGAGCAGATAGCGGCAATCTTCCTTCACACGGCAGACAACGAGAAGGAACACGCAAAAATGTGGTTCAAGGAGCTTGACGGGATCGGCGACACGTCAGCAAACCTCACAGCGGCGGCTGAGGGCGAGAACTACGAGTGGACAGACATGTACGAGGGCTTTGCGAAAACGGCAGAGGCTGAGGGCTTCAAGGCACTTGCGGCGAAATTCAGAATGGTTGCGGCAATCGAGAAACATCACGAGGAGAGATACCGCGCATTGCTGAAGAATGTTGAGGCACAGGAAGTATTTGCCCGGAGCGAGGTCAAAGTGTGGGAGTGCAGGAACTGCGGACATATCGTAGTCGGAACAAAAGCCCCGGAAATCTGCCCTGTTTGCGCCCATCCGAAAGCATATTTTGAGATTCACGGCGAAAACTACTAAGCGTTAATTCAAGTCCTCCCCTGTGAGAAATTGCGGGGGAGGATTTTTTCACAAAGAGAGGAGATATTATCATGACGCTGAAAGAAGAAGCATACGCGATTATTGACAGGCTTCCCGAAAAAGTGATGGGAGATATTCTGCAAGTGCTGAAGAAGACGGACGAGAATCCGCGCACATGGGAGACACCTGAACAGGAGCAGGCAAGGAAAGCGAAAGAGCGTGAAGAAAGCATGGCGGCTTTTCGCTGGATGGAGGAAATGAAAAAGAAGAAGCCTCTGCTGATTCCTGAAAACTACGAAGAGGCATACGCGGACGCAATAGCAGAAAAATACGGTGTGGCGAAATGATGAAAGTACTTGTTGACACAAACGTTATAATCACGTACCTGACAGAGCACGAAGATAAATATTCAGCAGAATCACGGCAGGTTATGGAAATGTGCGCGGCAAAAAAGATTGAAGGCTACATTGCATTTCATTCGCTGTCTATAATCTGGTATTCTTCCGGGAGAATGAAGCAGCCTGAAGAAATCCGGCGTGAATGGCTTGACCGTGTGTGCAAGGTTCTCACGACAGCAAGCGCGGGACATGATTTAGTCGTTGAGGCAGTGCATGATACTGAGTTCCGCGACTTTGAGGACAACTTGCAGGCCATATGCGCCCAGAGCATTAACGCCGACTACATCATCACAGCAAACTTGAAGGACTACGAGAACAGCAGGGTTAAGGCGGTTACCCCGGAAGAGTTCGTGAATATCGCCGACAGGTGAGCCGCCCCCCTCAGAATCTCAGCTAAGGAAGTCTAACGCGCTCTGCACAAAGTAATCTATCCCGTAAGCAAAACAATTCTCATCAGGTGAAAATTTCGTGCTGTGGAGTTTCGGAGCGTCAGAAATCTTCACGCCCGCAGGAGTACACCCAAGCCACGCCATAAACGCAGGTCTCTCCCTCGCAAAGAACGCGAAATCCTCAGCCGCCAAATCAGGCTCATCAGCAATTATCACAAACTCAGGATATATTTTCCTCACAGCAGAAGCCGCAATCCCGGCCATGTCAGAGTCATTCACAAGCGGCGGATAACCCTTCACGTATTCCACATCACACGAACAGCCAAGCCCCTCCGCGATTCCTTTCGCAGTGCGCGTGATTAGCTCCGGCATCCGGGACTGCACAGAAGGATTCAGAGTCCGCACAGTGCCTTCAAGTTTCACATTGTCGGGAATAACGTTGTACCTGTAACCGCCGTGTATCGTCCCTATCGTCAAGACAGCAGAGTCCAGCGGCGAGACTGAGCGCGAGATTACCGCCTGCAATCCCGTAATCACATGAGCCGCCGCGACAATTGCGTCATTACCTTGATCCGGCCTCGAACCGTGAGCCGTCCGCCCGTGAACTGTGATATATACCCTGTCTGAAGCCGCCATACATGCCCCGGAGCGCACAGCAATTTTTCCCGTCCCGTAGACAGGCCACACATGAAGCGAAAATATCCCGTCAACCTCCGGCGAGTCTAATACCCCGTCCCGAATCATTCCCGGTGCGCCCCCGGTGGGATTAAGTTCCTCTGACGGCTGAAAGATGAATTTCACGTTGCCCCGGATTTTGTCGCGCATTCCTGACAGGACGCAGGCAGCCCCTAACAGCATGGCCGTGTGCGTGTCGTGTCCGCAGGCGTGCATAACTCCCGGAAATTTTGAGGCATACTGGAGGCCCGTCTCTTCATTCAGGGGAAGAGCGTCCATATCAGCGCGGAGTCCTACAGTTTTTCCCGGCTTATTACCCTCCTGACCCCCCATAATCCCCCCTAATTTAGGGGGGACACGGCTTGCCGAGAGGGGTAACGACTCTCCCGCGCCTTTTCCCCGCAATAACCCTACAACGCCGAATCCCCCGACATTCTTCCGCACCTCAATGCCGAGTCCCTCAAGAACATTCGCCACAAGCCCGGCGGTTTTCTCCTCATGCTGTGATAATTCCGGGTGAGAATGTATTTCCCTCCTCCATGAAATCACCTGCGGCAAAAATTTTTCTGCGTACAAATTTCATCACCTTCCGGGATTTTCTTGCGACAATGATATACTCTCAGCCGTAACTTTCACAGGGGGGATTTAACGACATGGAACAAAGAGAGAAACAAATAATCCGGGTCAGCATAATCGGAATCATTGCGAATATATTTCTTGCGGGATTCAAATTTGCTGTGGGATTCTTTGCGCGTTCAGTTGCGATTATGGCGGACGCTGTGAACAATGCCAGCGATGTATTGTCGTCAGTAGTAACGATAATCGGCACGAAGCTTGCCGGGAAACCTGCGGACAAGGCGCACCCATTCGGACATGGCCGTGTAGAGTACATTACGGCGGCTGTGATTTCGGGAATCATTCTTTACGCGGGAATAACTGCGCTTGTTGAGTCGGTCTCACGAATCATTAATCCTGTTGAGCCTGAGCACAGCGCGGTGAGTCTTGGTGTTGTTGCAGCTGGCGTAATCGTGAAAATAGTATTAGGGCGTTACGTGAAATCGCAGGGGGAAAAATTATCGTCCGACTCTCTGAAAAATTCGGGTGCTGACGCTCTCATGGACTCGGCTGTGTCATCAACGACTCTAATTGGTGCGCTTGCGTTTATGTTCGCGGGATTGAATCTTGAGGCGTGGCTCGGAGTGTTTATCTCAATCATGATAATCAAAGCGGCTGCTGATATGTTCATGGAGACGACAAGCAAAATTCTGGGCGAACGTGAAGACAGCGAATTGACACGGGCAATAAAGGAGACAATCTGCGAAACTGAAGGCGTTTACGGTGCGTATGATTTGATTCTGACGAACTACGGCCCCGACAAGCTGATAGGCTCAGTACATATTGAGGTGCCTGACACATGGACGGCGGGGAAAATTGACGAGACAAGCCGGAAGATAATGCACAGAGTCGCAATGAAGAATCATATCGCGCTTGCGGCAATAGGTGTATATTCGCACAACACTACGGACAAGAGAGCCTCAGAGATTCGCGAGAATGTTACGAGGGCGGCCATGTCGCAGAAATATGTGTTGCAGGTTCACGGGTTCTATTTCAGCGCGGACGAAAAGACAATACGGTTTGATGTTGTTGCGGATTTCTCTGCGCCTGATGTTGAGGCTGTACACAAAGAAGTTACTGACGCTGTGAAGAAGCTGTACCCGGAGTATAAATTAACGGTGCAGGTTGATTCGGATTTTTCGGACTAGGGGAGGAGGAATAATTTTGCCGTACATAGCGATGAAGGACAACACGAAAATTTATTACGAGGAGCGCGGAGAAGGCGAGACAGTATTATTTTTGCACGGACTCAGCTCATCACACTTTGAGCTTCAGCCGTTCATGAAGAATTTTGAGGGCGAATATCATTGTGTCTGCTACGATCACCGGGGACATGCCGCTTCCGAACGTACCCACAAGCACATGAACATTCACACGCTAGGGCAGGACTTGCGCGAGATCGTCGAGTATCTGAATCTCCGGGACATTCACATAATCGGTCATTCGATGGGAGCGGCAACAATTTTCAGCTACGTGAATCAATTCGGCTGTGAGAGGCTCAAGACAATAACGGCGGTTGACATGACTCCGTACATGCGTAATACGGTGTGGCAGGGCGGAATTGGCCAGGGGAAATGGACGGATGAAGACTTCATGACGGACATAGATATGATGTTTGACGACATTGGCGCGGCGAACTGGCGGATAATGACTCACTTGATGACCCCGGCAATGTCAGCGACCCCGAAAGAATATACGCCTGCAATGATGTCAATGTGCCGTGAAAATCTTGACCCGTTCACGGTTGCGGCCATGTGGTACTCGTTATTCCGCACAGATCAGCGGGAAGCCGTCAGCAAAATCACAGTGCCATTTCTGTACCTCATGCCTGAAACGCCGCTTTACTCAATGACAACGGTTAATTTCTACCGCGAGAACGTGAAGAATAAATTTGTGCTTGAGAATAATTTTCTCGGCACGACTCATTTATTGCTCATGGAGAAACCGAATGAGTCCGCCGAATGCGTGAAAAAATTTTTGAGGTCATAACATGCACTACACGGAGCCTTTGTACAGGAGTCCCTACTGGCCTACGCTGCCATTGCTCGAAATCACACAGGGCTGTACGCACAACAAGTGCAAATTCTGCAATATGTACCGTGATGTTCAGTTCCGAATGTCCCCGCTTGAATGGGTTGAAGAAGACCTGAAAGAGATTGCCGAAAGATGGCCGAAAGCACAAACGCTTCAGATACTCAGCGCGAATCCTCTCGCTTTGACGTATGACAGGCTCGCGCCCCGTATCGAACTCATCCGCAAATATCTTCCCGGCCTCAAAGTGATGTATGCACAGACTAGAGTCTCAGACATCAGGAACAAGACAGTAAACGAACTCGCAAGCCTCCGCGAAATGGGACTCAGCGAAATATCATTAGGCACTGAAAGCGGCGATGATTGGACACTCTCACGAATCAACAAGGGATATACTTCCTCCGACATTCTCGAACAGTGCGCCAAACTTGACGAGGCCGGGATAAAATACTGGATGTCGTTCCTTAACGGTGTTGCGGGAAAATCTCACAGCATACAGCACGCTGTGAACTCGGCGAAAATTTACAGCATGTGCCATCCCAAAGTGATTGGCACCGGGGGACTCGTGTTGTTCGACGGTACAGAGCTGAAAGAGGAAGCAGAGCGCGGAGAATTTGACCCTTGCACCGAGCGTGAATTGATGATTGAGCTTAGGACTTTTATCGAGAACCTTACGATTGACTTTGAGAGATTCATAACACATCATACAGTCTCAGCTAATCTCAACTGCCGTAACTTTCAGGCAAGCAAGCCCGAAATCCTCGCAGAGCTACAATACGCGATTGACAATACAGACCTTGACGAACTAGCCCGAAGCAGAGCCGCAAAGAAAAGACTGTAATCCGCAAAATTTTTCCCGGTCTCGACATACAGAGCCGGGATTTTTTCTGCCTGTGGTAAGATACTTCACATCACTTTTTCCACAAAGGAATGATTTTTCATGAAGGCCGTAATGACCGTAACAGCTCAGGACAGAGTCGGAATTATCGCGGGCGTTTGCTCGTTGCTTGCTGAAATGGGCGTGAATATTCTTGACCTGAGTCAGACAGTAATGCAGGGAATTTTCACGATGACTCTTCTTGTCGACACATCAACATCATCACATACATTTGACGAAATACGCACAGCCCTAATGACGAGGGGCGAAAAAGAGTCGCTCAACATTCACATACAGCGTGCGGATATTTTCGAGGCTATGCACAGGGTGTAAACGATGCTGAATATTTCTGACATAATGCAGACGGTCAACATGATCGACCATCAGCATTTAGACATACGGACAATAACGCTTGGTATATCTTTGTACGACTGCGCCTCATCCGACATTCACAAATGCGCCCGCAAGATTCATGACAAGATTTGCAGGAAGGCAGAAAATCTCGTGAAGGTCGGCTGTGAAATCGAGAATGAGTACGGGATTCCCATCGTCAACAAAAGAATCTCCGTTACTCCAATCGCCGAAATTGCCGCGTCATGTGAAAGCGGTGATTATTCCGTAATCGGCCATGCACTGAATGATGCCGCGAAAGAATGCGGGGTAAATTTTATCGGGGGATTCTCTGCGTTAGTGCATAAGGGATTCACTGAGTCTGACAAAAGATTAATCGCCTCAATTCCTCAGACACTCGCGGGAACGGAGCTTGTATGTTCGTCCGTAAACGTTGCCACAACGAAAGCCGGAATCAACATGGACGCAGTTGCGATGATGGGACGAATCATAAAGGAGACGGCAAATCTTACGGCGGACAAAAACGGACTCGGCTGCGCGAAACTCGTAGTATTTGCGAACGCTGTAGAAGATAATCCGTTCATGGCCGGAGCGTTTCACGGAGCGGGCGAGCCTGAATGCGTGATAAATGTCGGAGTGTCAGGGCCGGGCGTTGTGTGGCGTGCGCTGAAAGATGTAAAGGGAGAAAGTTTTGACGTTGTAGCCGAGACTGTGAAGCGTACAGCCTTCCGCATTACGCGAATGGGTCAGGTTGTGGCTAATGCAGCGTCAGAAAGATTAGGGATTCCTTTCGGGATTGTCGATCTGTCATTGGCACCGACTCCCGCAAAGGGCGATTCTGTTGCGCGTATTCTTGAGGAGATGGGACTCAAAGTCTGCGGGACTCACGGGACAACGGCGGCACTTGCGTTGCTGAATGACGCAGTGAAGAAAGGCGGAGTGATGGCTTCCGGCCATGTCGGGGGATTGTCGGGTGCGTTTATCCCGGTGAGCGAGGACGAGGGAATGATTCACGCGGTGAAGTCGGGGAATCTCTCAGTCGAAAAGCTAGAGGCTATGACGTGCGTATGCTCCGTAGGTCTCGACATGATAGCAGTACCGGGAGACACGAGCGCGGAGACTATAGCGGCGATAATTGCGGACGAGTCAGCGATCGGAGTCATCAACAACAAGACGACAGCCGTTAGAATTATCCCTGCTCCGGGGAAGAGTGTCGGAGATTCCGTTGAGTTTGGCGGGTTATTGGGCAATGCTCCCGTAATGCGCGTGAATAATGCGGGAAGCGGTGAATTTATCGCGAGGGGAGGAAGAATCCCGGCACCGATTCACAGCTTGAGGAATTAAAATCGAGCTGTAAAATTTGCGTTGCTCCTTTGAAGTTTATGGGAGCGATTTTTTCTGTAATGTCTTTGTGATTTACGGCGTATTCTAAAATCATTCCTATGAGTTCATTTCTTGAGCGGTTACTTCTGACTTCCCGACAATGTTACGCTCCTCAGCCAACAACACCGCAATACAGGCCTCAATACGTAGCACCCTCAAAAACGTGGCGGCAATTCTGGCAGAGCAAATATACTCCGCAATCACATCACCGAAAATTTCCGGGGCTGTCTGAAATATGGCGGCCTCGTTTTGTGTTTCATATCCGCGAAATAATGTCGCTGAGTTTCACGGCCTTCAAATTTTCCTCTAACGACTTTTGAATCTCATCAAGAAATCCTCCGAGCGCATGATTAATATTTTTCCCGACAACGCATTTCGGATTAGGATTCGGATGGAGCCGGAATAGTTTTCCCTTCACGCTTTCGACAGCCGT from Synergistaceae bacterium encodes the following:
- the malQ gene encoding 4-alpha-glucanotransferase, whose amino-acid sequence is MRSAGILLPVTSLPSKFGIGDFGPEALKFGKFLHDAGQKIWQVLPMTTIDPGCGNSPYSPTSAFAGNHLLISPEILADEGMITDDELTRLSAKYDFGKNPERVDYESARAFKTEILSAAYKRVMKGSASDFREFTASAEWLEPFALFSVIKQVNGGIPWYEWPDDLKHKDPGAIRKFKAEYSEEIARQEFGQYIFFRQVKALHEYLNALGVEIVGDMPLYVTLDCADVWQNPGQFDIGEDLNPVTVAGVPPDYFSADGQLWGNPCYNWAAMEKDGFTWWIKRLRNLLAMFDKIRIDHFRGLVAYWAVPYGEETAKNGEWIDVPHEKFFAVLKENFPSMPFWAENLGIITPDVEAVRKDYGLPGMLVLHFAFGNPWDNPYAPHNHTRDSVVYTGTHDNNTSRGWFENDASESEINNFASYIGRGVMDGFIFASEVTRLAVSSVADTAIIPMQDYLRLGAESRVNIPSTASGNWAWRMTADAIPDGLADRIRAACRLYGRI
- a CDS encoding amidohydrolase family protein, whose product is MEHTQDEKISLINGRIHTPSGTAANITFEHGRIVSVDDESTGLDGKIIDLHGRTVLPGFCDTSLDFLTWAESQERLSLAGVRSAREMSEALTAYSRANPKPLREWYIAANLPDDIMISRDDLDSVIPSLPCAVIDAKMSRAVLNTPAMNEFNMPQDNVELDEFTTHLPPLSEEDIIHLVKTYAPKANALGITEIWSDFHGVAQNAKRLWDIFFNDAYDSLTFRMRCNFAFDGVNPLNEFLSHGLRTGDGLPFCRLGGIIVDGALEQQEQKNMIYSAHLSGCQVISDNNKSCLNALERVIKRSRKNLRHVVKNIAGNLIDRMRLLGLGGIALAGGENDFLHEAFQNGLVISSGSGDSLSSPVKAASILVSQGLSVAEAMSVYTWSASWNGGAESRRGEIAVGNDADLVILEQDPFRVRPEEIASVDIAMTFCAGCAVYDSGAI
- a CDS encoding M15 family metallopeptidase, coding for MKFSVIIFVMACAILGTVIPPCLAETEDGFTISPIDPATFARMKGKSYKDNCPIPLEDLRYLRVLHKDLNGQTHEGELVCNVYIASDVLEIFRGLYEAGYPVEKVRLVDEYNADDETSMRDNNSSSFNFRFISHTTRISKHGLGLAVDINTLYNPYVKTVNGKLIIEPATAGEYTDRSKSFPYKIERGDLCYKLFTGRGFEWGGEWKTVKDYQHFEVSDEVARKLYPDYR
- a CDS encoding iron-only hydrogenase system regulator, yielding METRVAVMSIIVENTESIEALNNTLHEYRQHIIGRMGLPYHQKNINLISIALDAPQDVISALSGKIGNLDGVSVTMAFSK
- the hydE gene encoding [FeFe] hydrogenase H-cluster radical SAM maturase HydE, yielding MNINSLALKLSENHSLSVDEYEQLIAGFNDGNADTCERGHESVQLLRKHAVRVRREFYGNDVYIRGLIEISNICRNDCYYCGIRRSNSHCERYRLSHDEILACADEGYGLGFRTFVLQGGEDSYFSDERLGGIVRGIKSKHPDCAVTLSIGERSHDSYKFLKACGADRYLLRHETANPEHYARLHPAEMSYSHRMNCLKSLRELGYQVGCGFMVGSPFQTSRNLAEDLKFIETFRPEMCGIGPFIPHKDTPFRDCPAGTVEQTCYLLSIIRLIHPSVLLPSTTALGTIDPLGREKGIMSGANVLMPNLSPVSVRKKYELYDNKICTGEESAQCRECLSRRMRKIGYEIVVDRGDIAGRGISA
- a CDS encoding rubrerythrin family protein codes for the protein MANKYAGTQTEKNLQAAFAGESQARNKYTYFASVAKKEGYEQIAAIFLHTADNEKEHAKMWFKELDGIGDTSANLTAAAEGENYEWTDMYEGFAKTAEAEGFKALAAKFRMVAAIEKHHEERYRALLKNVEAQEVFARSEVKVWECRNCGHIVVGTKAPEICPVCAHPKAYFEIHGENY
- a CDS encoding PIN domain-containing protein, with the translated sequence MMKVLVDTNVIITYLTEHEDKYSAESRQVMEMCAAKKIEGYIAFHSLSIIWYSSGRMKQPEEIRREWLDRVCKVLTTASAGHDLVVEAVHDTEFRDFEDNLQAICAQSINADYIITANLKDYENSRVKAVTPEEFVNIADR